From the genome of Haemophilus parainfluenzae, one region includes:
- a CDS encoding ABC transporter permease, which produces MATTIQNNHPFNIANVILALSIGILVIVVAVPVLLIFLNSFWVDGQFNITDVVNILKQEETYEALLNSLFIASGVTVMSTIIGTFFAWLVTRTDLPYKGFMKVMFLVPFMLPSFIGALAWKMLLSPRSGYINQFFMDLGFDGPIFNIYSYAGIMAVETMYLFPFVFIQVCGALERMDPTLEESARISGASLFTITRKITIPLVMPSILSGALLIMLYSMAHFGTVAVLGVENGIFNIPTLIYERIHQSAGSFEAIRTGTVLATVLVFTAALIIWLQNKILNKGRFQIIAGKSFRPIEVKLRGLRKPLLVICLLYIAFTIVLPTVTIFLVGGLKTYGLPITWENLTLDNYKFILFEWQLTKDAIRNSVTLGLAAALITMFAGVMISYVIVKMRVRGKGILEFLGMLPFSVPGSVIALGVILAWSGKFGINLYNTVWIILIAYIARYMAFSLKANSAALEQVHDSLVEASRACGASMWQSLKDIVIPLVRPGMIAAFFLIFLPALRELTVSVMLYGPSTRTIGVAIYTLNEDGETVYSAALAGIALIIIVLGQTVIKRYAEKKTQK; this is translated from the coding sequence ATGGCTACAACTATTCAAAATAATCATCCATTCAATATTGCTAACGTTATTCTAGCCTTATCCATCGGTATCTTAGTGATCGTTGTTGCGGTTCCTGTTTTACTTATTTTCCTCAATTCTTTTTGGGTTGATGGACAATTTAATATCACCGATGTGGTGAATATTCTTAAGCAAGAAGAAACCTATGAAGCATTACTCAATTCACTTTTCATCGCATCTGGCGTAACTGTGATGAGTACGATCATCGGTACATTTTTTGCTTGGTTAGTGACTCGAACAGATCTACCTTATAAAGGTTTTATGAAAGTGATGTTCCTTGTACCTTTTATGCTTCCTTCTTTCATTGGGGCATTAGCTTGGAAAATGTTACTTTCACCACGTTCTGGCTACATTAACCAATTCTTCATGGATTTAGGATTTGATGGACCTATTTTTAATATCTATAGCTACGCCGGTATTATGGCTGTAGAAACGATGTATCTTTTCCCATTCGTCTTTATCCAAGTCTGTGGTGCATTGGAGCGCATGGACCCTACATTAGAAGAATCAGCGAGAATCTCCGGCGCAAGCCTCTTTACCATTACACGTAAAATTACTATTCCACTCGTCATGCCAAGTATCCTTTCTGGTGCATTACTCATTATGCTCTATTCTATGGCTCACTTTGGTACAGTTGCTGTACTAGGCGTAGAAAATGGTATTTTTAACATTCCAACCCTCATTTATGAACGTATTCACCAAAGTGCGGGTAGTTTTGAAGCCATTCGTACCGGTACTGTACTTGCAACTGTTTTAGTATTCACTGCGGCACTGATTATTTGGTTACAAAACAAAATCTTAAATAAAGGTCGATTCCAAATTATTGCAGGTAAAAGCTTTAGACCTATCGAAGTAAAACTTCGTGGTTTAAGAAAACCATTGCTTGTTATTTGCTTACTCTACATCGCCTTTACAATCGTATTGCCTACAGTCACGATTTTCCTTGTTGGCGGATTAAAAACCTATGGATTACCAATTACATGGGAAAATCTCACATTAGATAACTATAAATTCATCTTATTTGAATGGCAGTTAACAAAAGATGCAATTCGCAATAGTGTGACTCTCGGTCTCGCGGCAGCACTTATTACTATGTTTGCAGGGGTAATGATTTCTTATGTTATCGTTAAAATGCGTGTTCGCGGAAAAGGCATCCTTGAGTTCTTAGGGATGTTACCATTCTCCGTACCTGGCTCTGTAATTGCTCTTGGGGTGATCCTTGCCTGGAGTGGTAAATTTGGCATCAATCTCTACAACACAGTTTGGATTATTTTAATTGCCTATATCGCTCGTTATATGGCTTTCTCACTCAAAGCCAACTCTGCTGCACTTGAGCAAGTGCATGATTCATTAGTTGAAGCTTCTCGAGCATGTGGAGCAAGTATGTGGCAATCTTTAAAAGATATTGTTATCCCACTCGTAAGACCAGGGATGATTGCCGCTTTCTTCCTGATTTTCCTTCCTGCTCTACGTGAATTGACTGTTTCTGTTATGTTATATGGTCCTTCTACACGAACCATTGGTGTCGCAATTTATACTCTAAATGAAGACGGTGAAACCGTTTATTCTGCAGCATTAGCGGGTATTGCCCTAATAATTATTGTGTTAGGTCAAACTGTTATTAAACGTTATGCTGAAAAGAAAACTCAAAAATAG
- the ilvN gene encoding acetolactate synthase small subunit, translating to MRRILSVLLENESGALSRVVGLFSQRAFNIESLTVAPTDDPTLSRMTIEAVGDEQVLEQIEKQLHKLVDVFKVINLSEHEHVEREVLLVKVRATGSSRDELKRLADIFRGQIVDVTTKSYTIQLTGTKDKLDAFVEAVKEESTLLEIVRSGLISLSRGEKNIL from the coding sequence ATGCGTAGAATTTTATCTGTTTTATTAGAAAATGAATCCGGTGCATTATCTCGTGTGGTCGGCTTATTTTCCCAACGTGCATTTAACATTGAAAGCTTAACTGTGGCACCAACCGATGATCCAACGCTTTCTCGTATGACGATTGAAGCGGTAGGGGATGAGCAAGTGCTTGAGCAAATCGAAAAACAACTTCACAAATTAGTGGATGTGTTTAAAGTTATTAACTTGAGTGAACATGAGCACGTTGAGCGTGAAGTATTGTTAGTGAAAGTGCGAGCAACGGGTTCATCACGCGATGAGCTAAAACGTTTAGCCGACATCTTCCGTGGGCAGATTGTGGATGTAACAACAAAATCCTACACAATTCAATTAACAGGTACAAAAGACAAATTAGATGCTTTTGTTGAGGCTGTGAAGGAAGAAAGTACATTACTTGAGATTGTTCGTTCAGGCTTAATTAGTCTTTCCCGTGGTGAGAAAAATATTCTCTAA
- the yedE gene encoding YedE family putative selenium transporter: MKILTWPVVAGAALGIVAPLLTYNGNPGNMGFCAACFLRDTAGSLGLHHAAPLQYLRPELIGLVLGALASAFLSKEFKPRGGSAPLARISLGFFAMLGALIFLGCPWRAYLRLGGGDLTAIAGIVGLFAGVLGGIFFANRGFSLGKSKEQSQSSGLIGPIFAVILLVLALTQFKFGENLAIYTSEKGPGAQHAAIWMSLAGGLLLGVLMQKSRFCTIGAFRNVVLFRDAHLLNGVIALIVFAAITNALLGQFHLGFEKQPIAHNDYLYNFLSMALCGLCFALGGGCPGKQLVNIGEGNNDSALFVLGMLLGAAAAHNFGFAAAPTGVPTFTPYVLLAGFAVCLYIALTNKSEA; encoded by the coding sequence ATGAAAATTTTAACTTGGCCTGTGGTTGCAGGTGCTGCACTTGGTATCGTTGCGCCACTTCTTACTTACAATGGCAATCCTGGTAATATGGGATTTTGTGCGGCTTGTTTCTTACGCGATACAGCAGGATCGCTTGGATTACACCACGCTGCCCCATTGCAATACCTTCGCCCAGAACTCATTGGATTAGTTTTAGGAGCACTCGCCAGTGCATTCTTATCTAAGGAATTTAAACCTCGTGGTGGCTCTGCCCCACTTGCTCGTATTAGCTTAGGCTTTTTTGCGATGCTTGGTGCGCTCATTTTCTTAGGTTGTCCATGGCGTGCTTATTTACGATTAGGTGGCGGAGATCTCACTGCAATTGCAGGTATCGTAGGATTATTTGCTGGCGTATTGGGTGGCATTTTCTTCGCTAATCGAGGATTCTCATTAGGTAAATCTAAGGAACAAAGCCAATCTTCTGGCTTAATCGGTCCAATCTTTGCTGTCATTTTGCTTGTTTTAGCCTTAACCCAATTTAAATTTGGTGAAAATCTAGCAATTTACACCTCTGAAAAAGGCCCCGGTGCACAACATGCGGCTATTTGGATGTCACTAGCTGGCGGATTACTTCTTGGTGTGCTGATGCAAAAATCGCGTTTTTGCACAATTGGGGCATTCCGAAACGTTGTCCTCTTCCGTGATGCACATTTATTAAATGGTGTGATTGCACTGATTGTCTTTGCGGCAATAACCAATGCCTTACTAGGCCAATTCCATTTAGGCTTTGAAAAACAACCTATCGCGCATAATGACTATCTCTACAATTTCCTTTCTATGGCGCTTTGCGGACTTTGCTTTGCATTAGGCGGTGGTTGCCCAGGCAAACAATTAGTCAATATTGGTGAAGGAAATAATGACTCAGCATTATTTGTGCTCGGTATGCTACTGGGTGCAGCTGCGGCACATAACTTTGGTTTCGCAGCCGCTCCTACTGGCGTTCCAACCTTTACGCCTTATGTTTTACTTGCCGGCTTTGCAGTTTGCTTATATATCGCATTAACCAATAAATCTGAAGCTTAA
- a CDS encoding acetolactate synthase 3 large subunit: MKKLSGAEMVVQSLRDEGVEYLFGYPGGAVLDIYDAIHTLGGIEHILVRHEQAAVHMADGYARATGKVGCVLVTSGPGATNAITGILTAYTDSVPMVIISGQVMSSLIGRDAFQECDMVGISRPVVKHSFIVKKAEDIPGILKKAFYIASTGRPGPVVVDIPKDTVNPTLKYPYEYPKSVELRSYNPTVNGHKGQIKKALKALLVAKKPVLFVGGGAIAAGCHEELTQFAQRLNLPVTSSLMGLGVYPSTDKQFLGMLGMHGTYEANTAMHESDLILGVGVRFDDRTTNNLDKYCPNAKVIQIDIDPTSISKNVPVAIPIVGNAKNVLDEFLSLLGEEIGSRPQNHLEDWWKQIDEWKAKKCLDFDRTSGVIKPQQVMEAVYRITKGQAYVASDVGQHQMFAALHYPFDLPRRWINSGGAGTMGFGLPAALGVKLAHPEATVVCVTGDGSIQMNIQELSTATQYGIPVVVICLNNHFLGMVKQWQDLIYSGRHSQTYMNSLPDFVKLAESYGHVGIQISTPDELESKLKEAFSIKNKLVFVDINVDETEHVYPMQVRGGAMNEMILSKPQEEKE; encoded by the coding sequence ATGAAGAAATTATCCGGTGCGGAAATGGTGGTTCAGTCTTTGCGTGACGAAGGCGTTGAGTATTTATTTGGTTATCCAGGCGGTGCCGTATTGGATATTTATGATGCAATCCATACTCTTGGTGGGATTGAACATATTTTAGTCCGTCATGAGCAAGCTGCGGTGCATATGGCAGATGGTTATGCACGTGCGACCGGTAAAGTAGGTTGTGTGTTAGTGACATCAGGACCAGGTGCAACCAATGCGATTACGGGTATTTTAACCGCTTATACTGATTCAGTGCCAATGGTGATCATTTCTGGTCAGGTAATGAGTAGCTTAATCGGCCGTGATGCGTTCCAAGAATGTGATATGGTGGGGATTTCTCGTCCAGTGGTTAAGCACAGCTTTATTGTTAAAAAAGCAGAAGACATTCCAGGTATCTTGAAAAAAGCCTTTTATATCGCCTCAACAGGTCGTCCTGGTCCCGTTGTTGTGGATATTCCAAAAGATACGGTAAACCCAACTTTAAAATATCCTTACGAATATCCAAAATCTGTTGAGCTTCGTTCTTATAATCCAACGGTAAATGGTCACAAAGGTCAAATTAAGAAAGCGTTAAAAGCATTATTAGTGGCTAAAAAACCGGTTTTATTCGTCGGTGGTGGTGCTATTGCAGCAGGCTGTCATGAAGAATTAACGCAATTTGCACAACGTTTAAATTTACCGGTTACCTCATCATTAATGGGTTTAGGTGTGTATCCAAGTACCGATAAACAATTCTTAGGTATGCTTGGGATGCACGGGACTTATGAAGCCAATACAGCGATGCATGAAAGTGATTTAATTCTTGGTGTTGGGGTTCGTTTTGATGACCGAACCACTAACAACTTAGATAAATATTGCCCGAATGCAAAAGTGATTCAGATTGATATTGACCCAACCTCTATTTCTAAAAACGTCCCTGTTGCGATTCCAATTGTAGGTAACGCGAAAAATGTATTGGATGAGTTCTTAAGCTTATTAGGTGAAGAAATTGGTTCGCGTCCGCAAAATCACTTGGAAGATTGGTGGAAACAAATCGATGAATGGAAAGCGAAAAAATGCTTGGATTTCGACCGTACTTCAGGCGTCATCAAACCACAGCAAGTGATGGAAGCGGTATATCGTATTACAAAAGGCCAAGCTTATGTGGCATCGGATGTAGGCCAACATCAAATGTTTGCCGCATTACATTATCCATTTGATTTACCGCGTCGTTGGATCAATTCAGGTGGTGCAGGTACCATGGGCTTCGGTTTACCGGCTGCATTAGGGGTGAAACTTGCGCATCCTGAAGCAACCGTAGTTTGTGTAACGGGTGATGGCAGTATTCAAATGAATATCCAAGAGCTTTCAACAGCAACGCAATATGGTATTCCTGTTGTGGTAATTTGTTTGAACAACCACTTCTTAGGCATGGTAAAACAATGGCAGGATTTAATTTACTCTGGCCGCCATTCTCAAACTTATATGAATTCTTTACCGGATTTCGTGAAGTTAGCCGAATCTTATGGTCATGTGGGAATTCAAATTTCGACACCAGATGAATTAGAAAGCAAATTAAAAGAAGCCTTCAGTATTAAAAATAAATTGGTCTTTGTTGATATTAACGTTGATGAAACCGAACACGTTTACCCAATGCAAGTTCGCGGCGGGGCGATGAATGAGATGATTTTAAGCAAACCACAAGAGGAGAAAGAATAA
- a CDS encoding ABC transporter ATP-binding protein — translation MSYIQLNHVMKKFGDVIAIEDLNLSIEKGECFSMLGPSGCGKTTTLRMIAGFEDLDGGEIKVGDKLLSSKKNNFYLPPEKRNFGMVFQAFAVWPHMTVYDNVAFPLKLKNISAQEIEKRTTDALRHTNLLSVAKKSPDDLSGGGKQRVALARALAINPDVMLLDEPLSSLDPHLREEMRFEIKALQKKFGFSIIYVTHDQSEAMALSDRIMVMKKGAVQQIDTPLNIYNNPANKFVFNFIGLSNQLNVNLSSQGIHIDKIDGIFNLPEMPNNDLLSQGKAILASRPSDIEFVQQGGIPGVVKRRSYLGEVTDYNIQVGDQDIRVQIGRRDTGPKEGETCQIAFEHLHWYPAE, via the coding sequence ATGAGCTATATTCAATTAAATCATGTCATGAAAAAATTTGGTGATGTTATTGCCATTGAAGATCTTAACCTTTCTATCGAAAAAGGCGAATGTTTCTCTATGCTAGGGCCATCAGGTTGTGGAAAAACAACTACCCTACGAATGATTGCAGGCTTTGAAGACTTAGATGGTGGGGAGATTAAAGTCGGTGATAAATTACTGTCATCGAAGAAAAACAATTTCTATCTCCCGCCAGAGAAACGCAATTTTGGCATGGTCTTTCAGGCCTTTGCGGTATGGCCACATATGACGGTATATGATAACGTTGCCTTTCCGTTAAAACTCAAAAATATTTCAGCCCAAGAAATTGAAAAACGAACAACCGATGCGCTAAGACACACTAATTTACTTAGTGTTGCCAAGAAAAGCCCTGATGATTTATCTGGTGGAGGAAAACAACGTGTGGCACTTGCTAGAGCATTAGCAATTAACCCAGACGTCATGTTACTAGACGAACCATTATCAAGCTTAGACCCACATCTTCGCGAAGAAATGCGATTTGAAATTAAGGCATTACAGAAAAAATTTGGGTTCTCAATTATTTATGTGACGCATGACCAATCTGAAGCAATGGCACTTTCAGATCGTATTATGGTTATGAAGAAAGGGGCGGTACAACAAATTGATACCCCATTAAATATTTATAACAACCCCGCTAACAAGTTTGTCTTCAATTTTATCGGATTATCAAATCAATTAAATGTAAACCTGTCATCACAAGGTATTCATATTGATAAAATTGATGGTATTTTTAATCTTCCAGAAATGCCAAATAATGACTTACTTTCACAAGGGAAAGCCATATTAGCAAGCCGTCCATCTGATATTGAATTTGTTCAACAAGGTGGAATTCCTGGTGTCGTAAAACGTCGTTCCTATCTTGGTGAAGTGACGGATTATAATATCCAAGTTGGTGATCAAGATATTCGTGTTCAAATTGGACGACGAGATACTGGCCCGAAAGAAGGGGAAACATGTCAGATAGCCTTTGAACATCTGCATTGGTACCCAGCTGAATAA
- a CDS encoding ABC transporter substrate-binding protein encodes MNKKMSLTLIAIGLGMSLSNIAAAQEKLIVYTSMKESLIGALKAKFTEKYPDVEMDYQSAGAGKLMAKIATEKESGKIMADVIWTSEVPDFFQMKKNGMLEAYVSPETNNIVNPIPNFDGSFTPIRLGTLAIAYNTRFVKDNPPAEWADILKPEYKGAFGIANPALSGTSYMSVSLLKDKFGWEFFEKLKSNKAKVGKGAGQVIDDTASGDLLASLAVDYITNDKIKKGAQLKLVYPKEMLVIPSPAAILKGTEHLAASQKFIDFLLSEDGQKIIANEGTLPVRKGVELDAKFGMPSLEDAVSRAIPIDYEKLMSEKEETIKHFTQILQGR; translated from the coding sequence ATGAATAAAAAAATGTCTTTAACATTGATTGCTATTGGACTAGGTATGTCACTTAGTAATATTGCTGCAGCACAAGAAAAATTAATTGTGTACACATCAATGAAGGAATCATTAATTGGAGCATTAAAAGCTAAGTTTACTGAAAAATATCCAGATGTTGAAATGGATTATCAGTCTGCTGGTGCCGGAAAATTGATGGCTAAAATTGCAACGGAAAAAGAATCCGGGAAAATTATGGCTGATGTAATTTGGACAAGTGAAGTACCTGACTTCTTCCAAATGAAAAAGAACGGCATGCTCGAAGCTTATGTTTCCCCTGAAACAAACAATATCGTTAATCCTATCCCTAATTTCGATGGTTCCTTTACCCCAATCCGCCTCGGCACACTAGCAATCGCCTACAATACTCGTTTCGTTAAAGATAATCCACCTGCTGAGTGGGCTGATATCTTAAAACCTGAATATAAAGGTGCATTTGGTATTGCAAACCCTGCATTATCAGGTACGTCATATATGAGTGTTTCTTTATTAAAAGATAAATTTGGTTGGGAATTCTTTGAAAAATTAAAATCAAATAAAGCTAAAGTGGGTAAAGGCGCAGGACAAGTTATCGATGATACTGCATCAGGTGATTTGTTAGCCTCCTTAGCGGTTGACTATATTACCAATGATAAAATCAAAAAAGGTGCGCAATTAAAATTGGTCTATCCAAAAGAAATGCTTGTCATTCCTAGCCCTGCTGCAATCTTAAAAGGCACTGAACACCTTGCAGCTTCACAAAAATTTATTGACTTCTTACTTTCTGAAGATGGACAAAAAATCATTGCTAACGAAGGGACATTACCAGTTAGAAAAGGCGTTGAACTTGATGCTAAATTTGGTATGCCATCTCTAGAAGATGCTGTATCAAGAGCAATTCCTATTGACTATGAAAAATTAATGTCAGAAAAAGAAGAAACAATTAAACATTTCACTCAAATTCTTCAAGGTCGTTAA
- the fabB gene encoding beta-ketoacyl-ACP synthase I: MKRAVITGFGIISSIGNNKEEVLASLKAGKSGIEVVPEFVEMKMRSHVAGTIKLDPSEHIDRKVYRFMGDAAAYAYLSMREAIEDSGLTEDQVSNDRTGLVIGAGTGSAHNQLVACDAVRGPRGVKAIGPYAVTKTMASSVSACLATPYKIRGVNYSISSACATSAHCIGHAVELIQLGKQDVVFAGGAEELSWECATEFDAMGAVSTKYNDTPEKASRAYDANRDGFVIAGGGAVVVVEELEHALARGAKIYAEIVGYGATSDGYDMVAPSGEGAERCMKQAMATVDTPIDYINVHGTSTPVGDVKELGAIKNVFGDKIPAISSTKSMTGHSLGAAGAHEAIYTLLMLHNDFIAPSINIEILDEAAEGCNIVTETKENAGLQTVMSNSFGFGGTNATLVFKRYNG, encoded by the coding sequence ATGAAAAGAGCTGTAATTACTGGTTTTGGTATTATTTCAAGTATTGGTAACAACAAAGAAGAAGTTTTGGCTTCATTAAAAGCAGGTAAATCTGGTATTGAAGTCGTGCCTGAGTTTGTTGAAATGAAAATGCGTAGCCATGTTGCCGGCACAATCAAACTTGATCCAAGCGAGCACATCGATCGTAAAGTGTATCGTTTTATGGGTGATGCGGCAGCTTATGCATACCTTTCTATGCGTGAAGCAATTGAAGATTCAGGTTTAACAGAAGATCAAGTTTCAAATGACCGTACAGGTCTTGTAATCGGTGCGGGTACCGGTTCAGCTCACAACCAATTAGTGGCTTGTGATGCAGTACGTGGTCCACGCGGTGTGAAAGCAATTGGTCCTTACGCAGTAACTAAAACGATGGCTTCAAGTGTATCAGCTTGTTTAGCAACTCCTTACAAAATCCGTGGTGTGAACTACTCAATCAGTTCTGCTTGTGCAACGTCAGCACACTGTATCGGTCACGCAGTTGAATTAATCCAATTAGGTAAACAAGATGTGGTTTTCGCGGGGGGGGCGGAAGAATTATCTTGGGAATGTGCAACAGAATTCGATGCAATGGGTGCAGTTTCAACTAAATACAATGATACCCCAGAAAAAGCGTCTCGTGCTTACGATGCAAACCGTGATGGTTTCGTTATCGCAGGTGGTGGTGCAGTTGTGGTGGTTGAAGAATTAGAACACGCATTAGCACGTGGCGCAAAAATCTACGCTGAAATCGTAGGTTATGGCGCAACCTCTGATGGTTACGACATGGTAGCACCAAGTGGTGAAGGTGCTGAACGTTGTATGAAACAAGCGATGGCAACTGTGGATACTCCAATTGATTACATCAACGTACATGGTACATCAACACCAGTTGGTGACGTAAAAGAATTAGGTGCAATTAAAAATGTATTTGGTGACAAAATCCCAGCGATTTCTTCAACCAAATCAATGACTGGTCACTCTTTAGGTGCAGCAGGTGCACACGAAGCAATCTATACCTTATTAATGTTACACAATGACTTCATTGCACCAAGCATTAATATCGAAATATTAGACGAAGCGGCAGAAGGCTGCAATATCGTGACTGAAACAAAAGAAAATGCAGGCTTACAAACTGTAATGTCAAACAGCTTTGGTTTCGGTGGTACAAACGCGACTTTAGTGTTTAAACGCTATAACGGCTAA
- a CDS encoding ABC transporter ATP-binding protein, whose amino-acid sequence MATITFENICKKFGSNEVLKDLSLVVKDGECFTLLGPSGCGKTVLLRLLAGFDVPDSGRILIDDVVVADPATNTDVPPDQRGLGVVFQDYAVWPHMTVFDNIAYPLKLKNIEKQALHKQVMEVVELVNLTGLEERLPSQLSGGQQQRVALARALVAKPSLMLLDEPLNNLDANLREEMRFEIKELQKKLGITILYVTHDQEIALAISDRLAIMNEHGDIQQIGTPWDIYERSENEMVFKFMGLANFIPVRYQNNHHYIGEGNQILNWKNLPPNSGKLGCRPSDIILSKNNEGLLGKISRASFLGAVMDYMVEIDGVTLRTEIPTNKALRNNLMFNEGENCFISFHDLLWFDSAKEI is encoded by the coding sequence ATGGCAACAATTACATTTGAAAACATATGTAAAAAATTCGGTTCAAATGAAGTGTTAAAAGATCTTTCTCTAGTTGTAAAAGATGGAGAGTGCTTTACGCTTCTTGGCCCATCCGGCTGTGGAAAAACTGTCTTATTACGCCTGCTTGCAGGATTTGATGTGCCAGATAGTGGCCGTATTTTAATTGATGATGTGGTTGTTGCCGATCCCGCTACAAACACGGATGTTCCACCCGATCAACGTGGTCTAGGTGTCGTCTTCCAAGATTATGCTGTTTGGCCACATATGACTGTCTTTGACAATATTGCCTATCCTCTTAAATTAAAAAATATTGAAAAACAAGCTCTCCATAAACAAGTAATGGAAGTTGTCGAATTAGTCAATTTAACTGGCTTAGAAGAACGTTTACCTTCTCAATTATCAGGAGGACAACAACAGCGTGTTGCTCTCGCAAGGGCATTAGTTGCTAAACCATCTTTAATGCTCTTAGACGAACCTCTCAATAACCTAGATGCCAATCTTCGAGAAGAAATGCGTTTTGAAATTAAAGAATTACAGAAAAAACTCGGTATTACTATTCTTTACGTAACACATGACCAAGAAATTGCTCTAGCAATATCTGATCGTTTGGCCATTATGAATGAGCATGGTGATATCCAACAAATTGGCACACCATGGGACATTTATGAGCGTTCAGAAAATGAGATGGTGTTTAAATTTATGGGGCTCGCAAATTTCATTCCTGTGAGATACCAAAATAATCATCATTATATTGGAGAAGGTAATCAAATTTTAAACTGGAAAAACTTGCCACCTAACTCAGGGAAATTAGGATGTCGACCTTCCGATATCATACTAAGCAAAAACAATGAAGGTTTACTAGGAAAAATATCAAGAGCCAGCTTTCTTGGCGCGGTAATGGATTATATGGTAGAGATTGATGGTGTAACACTACGAACAGAAATCCCAACTAATAAAGCATTACGTAATAATTTAATGTTCAATGAAGGTGAAAATTGCTTTATCAGTTTTCATGATTTGCTTTGGTTTGATTCTGCTAAAGAAATCTAG